A single window of Rubrobacter aplysinae DNA harbors:
- a CDS encoding 2-phosphosulfolactate phosphatase, with the protein MISRYAGGERGARSAARAGSVLVAVDAFRASTTVALLVSRGVRVIPVSSIREAAAVRADLRIGERASEKVAGFDFGNSPTEISAAHLPAGGTAAMSTTNGTRIIEAGLGAAAIYTGAFVNAGCLASEIHTRFPDSEIVVVGCGWEGRRASEDESAAGALIHRLGLLGAELDPRARRMEESYLRRPFSNLWKNSAARRLLRLGHEDDIELCLRQDSIPAAPRLLGGKFTQHKDEPPEPA; encoded by the coding sequence ATGATCTCACGCTACGCCGGGGGTGAGCGCGGGGCCCGGAGCGCGGCTCGCGCGGGCAGCGTTCTCGTGGCGGTCGACGCGTTCCGGGCGAGCACCACCGTGGCGTTGCTGGTGTCGCGGGGAGTGCGTGTGATCCCGGTCTCCTCCATCCGGGAGGCCGCCGCCGTCCGGGCCGACCTCCGTATTGGTGAACGGGCTAGCGAGAAGGTCGCCGGCTTCGATTTTGGCAACTCGCCGACGGAGATCTCGGCCGCCCACCTTCCGGCGGGGGGCACCGCTGCCATGAGCACCACCAACGGTACCCGGATAATAGAGGCCGGACTGGGCGCCGCCGCCATCTACACCGGGGCCTTCGTAAACGCCGGATGCCTGGCATCCGAGATCCACACCCGCTTCCCCGACTCCGAGATCGTCGTGGTGGGCTGTGGCTGGGAGGGCCGCCGCGCCTCCGAAGACGAGTCCGCCGCCGGGGCCCTGATCCACCGCCTCGGTCTCCTGGGAGCCGAGCTCGACCCCCGCGCCCGCCGGATGGAGGAGAGCTACCTGCGCCGCCCCTTCTCGAACCTCTGGAAGAACAGCGCCGCCCGGAGGCTGCTGCGCCTGGGGCACGAGGACGACATCGAGCTCTGTCTCAGGCAAGACTCCATACCCGCCGCGCCCCGACTCCTCGGCGGGAAATTCACGCAACACAAAGATGAGCCCCCGGAACCCGCATAA